The nucleotide sequence GCCACCAAAAAGCCACCAAGACCAACGTGGTGTCTAACTCTGCATCAGTCGTCTCTGGAATCATGAGTCTCATGGGTTTTGCCCTTGCTCCAGTAACTGCAGGTGGAAGCCTGATGCTCACTGCTGCTGGGGTAGGTTTAGGGGTGGTTGCTGGGGTCACCAATATTGTGACCGATGTGAAGGAAAACTCTCGCAAGAGAAGAGCCCTAGCTGAGGCCAACAGAGTCATGCCTACCAGTGACCAAGAGCTTGAGGAAGTCAGGGGAAAGAAGACGGCCTATGTCATAGCCACTGGTGAGGTTGTCTCCAAATGTGGGAATGCCTGGGAAACCATCAACAACCACATCCGAGCCCTCCAGCTAACCAAAACACACCCGCATCTCACCTCGGCTGCCAAGAAGCTCATGAGTGCTGGCCAAGTCTCAACCCGAACCAGCAGGCAGGTGCAAAAGGCCTTTGGGGGCACAGCCCTGGCAATGACCAAAAATGCTCTCATGAAGAATGGTCTACTTGCTGCTCTCTCTCTTGCCCATGACTTACATTCTCTCTATGCGGATTGGAAGGACCTGGAGGCTGGAACGCCAACGGAGCTTGCAAAAGAGTTAAGAGAGCGGGCTGAGGTGCTGGATCGGGTATTATCAGAACAGACCCGTCGCTACAAAAGCCTGAAGAAGGTGAGGGCCAGGGTTTGGAAGGGGCCAGGACTATCATATGTGGAGACATGTGAAACAGCCATGGTTAAgggaacctgtgtgtgtgtgtgtgtgtgtgtgtgtgtgtgtatgttgtgtgcatgtgattatgtgtatgtgtacatgctaTATGGCAAGCTTTAGAGATCTCTCTCACTGCATGGCATATGGTAGCCTCAGAGGTCTGTTCTAGTTAGatttctattgccgtgataaagaccatgatcaaaagcaatttgagactgagaaggaaagggtttatttggtctACATATCCTGAGTCACTGTCCATCGAgggagccaggacaggaactcaggcagaggccatggaggaacactgcttactagcttgctccctctccatggcttgctcagcctgctttcttacgcCACCCAGGatccaagggtggcaccacccacaataaactggaccctcccatatcaatcactaaatcaagaaaatgccctatagacaatctgatgaaggcattttctcaattacggttcctcttcccaaatgaccctggCTTCTGTTAAATTGCCccccccaacaaacaaacaaacaaacaaaaccaacaacaacaattaatcaGGACAGGTCCAGATAGTACCCAGTGCTCAGGTGCCCCTTGGAGAACAGGGAGGGCTGTCCTCAGCTGGCTTGGTTAGCCTTCGCTTTCTTTGTATGGCTTCCATGTTGGGAAGAGAGCTTCCTGGTTGAACAGACTCGGTCTCCAAGTCACAGGGAGTGTTTGGACTAACTACCCCCTCAAATTCTATGTGGAAGCTTTACC is from Peromyscus maniculatus bairdii isolate BWxNUB_F1_BW_parent chromosome 20, HU_Pman_BW_mat_3.1, whole genome shotgun sequence and encodes:
- the LOC102927698 gene encoding apolipoprotein L6 isoform X2; translated protein: MRMMNHAAEKEYEADVGGQSDEDGGPLGGYVTDEGEVVVEDDALTDEELEFLKQFPSWKKDAKKHIRNLYAIADRIDKSHQKATKTNVVSNSASVVSGIMSLMGFALAPVTAGGSLMLTAAGVGLGVVAGVTNIVTDVKENSRKRRALAEANRVMPTSDQELEEVRGKKTAYVIATGEVVSKCGNAWETINNHIRALQLTKTHPHLTSAAKKLMSAGQVSTRTSRQVQKAFGGTALAMTKNALMKNGLLAALSLAHDLHSLYADWKDLEAGTPTELAKELRERAEVLDRVLSEQTRRYKSLKKKLRDSQKRPAGSSLETAMETQPPPLSSIGKARPRGQWHRGAEIMGL
- the LOC102927698 gene encoding apolipoprotein L6 isoform X1, with translation MSHPHSGLAQLVKKIGPSFSVALQPGPARLTGGLLGGQTDLFPAEHSSHSHCEGEQGRPSRHHHSRICQEDNLTHKDTALVLMRMMNHAAEKEYEADVGGQSDEDGGPLGGYVTDEGEVVVEDDALTDEELEFLKQFPSWKKDAKKHIRNLYAIADRIDKSHQKATKTNVVSNSASVVSGIMSLMGFALAPVTAGGSLMLTAAGVGLGVVAGVTNIVTDVKENSRKRRALAEANRVMPTSDQELEEVRGKKTAYVIATGEVVSKCGNAWETINNHIRALQLTKTHPHLTSAAKKLMSAGQVSTRTSRQVQKAFGGTALAMTKNALMKNGLLAALSLAHDLHSLYADWKDLEAGTPTELAKELRERAEVLDRVLSEQTRRYKSLKKKLRDSQKRPAGSSLETAMETQPPPLSSIGKARPRGQWHRGAEIMGL
- the LOC102927698 gene encoding apolipoprotein L6 isoform X3; translated protein: MLRRRNMRLMLAGKGNPGDEDGGPLGGYVTDEGEVVVEDDALTDEELEFLKQFPSWKKDAKKHIRNLYAIADRIDKSHQKATKTNVVSNSASVVSGIMSLMGFALAPVTAGGSLMLTAAGVGLGVVAGVTNIVTDVKENSRKRRALAEANRVMPTSDQELEEVRGKKTAYVIATGEVVSKCGNAWETINNHIRALQLTKTHPHLTSAAKKLMSAGQVSTRTSRQVQKAFGGTALAMTKNALMKNGLLAALSLAHDLHSLYADWKDLEAGTPTELAKELRERAEVLDRVLSEQTRRYKSLKKKLRDSQKRPAGSSLETAMETQPPPLSSIGKARPRGQWHRGAEIMGL